A window of Blastocatellia bacterium contains these coding sequences:
- the murB gene encoding UDP-N-acetylmuramate dehydrogenase: MKQDGDMARAAACEFARAFEARLGSGRLRSQEPLAPYVNWRVGGPAEWFFIARTRADLIAAASAAREANLPVTILGYGANVLVADAGVRGLVILNRAESIEICGEEIWAESGVNLVALARRAGEAEIGGFEFLIGIPGTLGGAIVGNAGTREEWIGERVREVEVLDERNDVVVWPRAQLDFGYRRSRFQRTSEVILAARLKGYRASRSSIEAKMRCMLEARKHQPSGPSAGSVFKNPPGDYAGRLIEACGLKGYRLGGAKISEQHANFILNVGGATAREIRALIERAKVAVYERFGILLEEEIRYVGVWDV; this comes from the coding sequence ATGAAGCAAGACGGTGACATGGCGCGCGCAGCCGCGTGCGAATTCGCACGCGCTTTCGAAGCGCGGTTGGGATCAGGACGACTGCGATCTCAGGAGCCCCTGGCTCCATATGTGAATTGGCGCGTCGGAGGACCGGCGGAGTGGTTCTTCATCGCGCGCACGCGCGCAGACTTGATCGCGGCCGCTAGCGCAGCCCGAGAAGCGAATTTGCCGGTGACGATCCTCGGATACGGAGCCAATGTCCTCGTCGCTGACGCCGGAGTCCGCGGACTCGTCATCCTGAATCGAGCTGAGAGCATTGAGATTTGCGGGGAGGAGATCTGGGCCGAATCGGGGGTGAATCTCGTGGCATTGGCGCGTCGGGCAGGCGAGGCTGAAATCGGCGGCTTCGAATTCCTCATCGGCATCCCGGGGACGCTCGGGGGCGCGATCGTCGGGAATGCCGGAACGCGAGAGGAATGGATCGGCGAACGCGTGCGCGAGGTGGAGGTTTTGGATGAGCGGAACGATGTGGTCGTCTGGCCTCGGGCGCAACTTGATTTCGGCTATCGCCGGAGTCGGTTTCAGCGAACAAGCGAGGTAATTCTAGCAGCGCGGCTGAAAGGCTATCGTGCGTCGCGTTCGAGCATCGAGGCGAAGATGCGGTGCATGCTCGAGGCGAGAAAGCATCAACCTTCCGGACCGAGCGCGGGCTCCGTCTTCAAGAATCCTCCGGGAGATTATGCCGGTCGGCTCATCGAGGCGTGCGGATTGAAGGGATATCGCCTGGGCGGTGCGAAGATCTCCGAGCAGCACGCCAACTTCATCCTTAACGTGGGAGGGGCGACGGCGCGCGAGATTCGCGCCTTGATCGAGCGCGCGAAGGTGGCCGTGTACGAACGCTTCGGCATCCTCCTCGAAGAGGAGATTCGCTACGTGGGCGTATGGGACGTGTGA
- a CDS encoding 2,3,4,5-tetrahydropyridine-2,6-dicarboxylate N-succinyltransferase: MELSQLKAEIERLFDAPLEEARERGRPVFEEFKRRLNEGQIRAAEPSAGRWIVNAWVKKGILLGFRIGALTDYSINEQFRFSDKDTYPLKGLDGVRHGVRIVPGGTAIRDGAYVASGVVIMPPSYINVGAYVDEGTMVDSHVLIGSCAQIGKRVHVSAGAQIGGVLEPPGAWPVVIEDDVLVGSQCGVFEGTIVKRRAVLGAGVILTGSTPVYDLVHERIYRGTPEEPLVIPEGAVVVPGARLVPGDFARAHGLAVATPVIVKYRDERTDWRTALEEILRMS, translated from the coding sequence ATGGAACTGTCGCAACTCAAGGCCGAGATTGAACGGCTCTTCGACGCGCCTCTTGAAGAAGCGCGGGAGCGCGGTCGCCCCGTCTTCGAAGAGTTCAAACGACGGCTCAACGAAGGACAGATTCGGGCGGCCGAGCCATCCGCCGGGCGGTGGATCGTGAACGCGTGGGTGAAGAAGGGGATTTTGCTCGGATTCCGAATCGGCGCGCTCACCGACTACTCGATCAACGAGCAATTTCGATTCTCCGACAAGGACACATATCCGCTAAAGGGGCTCGATGGCGTGCGGCATGGCGTTCGCATTGTGCCCGGGGGGACGGCGATTCGCGACGGCGCCTATGTTGCCTCCGGCGTCGTCATCATGCCGCCGTCGTACATCAACGTCGGCGCATATGTGGATGAGGGCACGATGGTGGATTCGCATGTCTTGATTGGATCGTGCGCGCAGATTGGCAAGCGCGTGCACGTGAGCGCGGGGGCGCAAATTGGAGGAGTCTTGGAGCCTCCCGGGGCATGGCCGGTCGTCATCGAGGATGACGTGTTGGTGGGCAGCCAATGTGGTGTCTTCGAAGGGACGATCGTCAAACGGCGCGCTGTCTTGGGAGCTGGAGTGATTTTAACGGGATCAACGCCCGTATACGATCTCGTCCACGAGCGCATCTATCGAGGTACGCCTGAGGAACCGCTCGTCATCCCAGAAGGCGCCGTCGTTGTCCCAGGCGCGCGCTTGGTTCCAGGAGATTTTGCCCGGGCACACGGACTCGCGGTCGCGACGCCCGTCATCGTGAAATATCGCGATGAGCGAACGGATTGGCGCACGGCGCTGGAGGAGATCCTGCGCATGAGCTGA
- the murA gene encoding UDP-N-acetylglucosamine 1-carboxyvinyltransferase yields MGRVRWRIRGGRSLIGRVRVGGAKNTAFKAMIAALLADGPSVLENVPDVEDVRVVARAIEALGGRAMRVAPTTWVIDPRSLAEAHVSADPLERTRASPLLMVPLMVRFGEASVPRPGGDRIGRRPLDRVLAGLEALGAHVQEGGERLLVRGTRLRGAHYRFPKNTHTGTEALLLAAVCARGETLLENAAQEPEVDDLIAFLNAMGARICRTDERTIRIEGVSQLHGARHRVMPDRNEAVTFACAALATRGEVEIEDVRPADVRAFLEVLEEMGAGSRLRGTTWRVWSRGPLRPVVIRTAPHPGFMTDWQPLIAPVLTQADGTSVIHETVFENRFHYARELQRMGARIEFFNPPLEDPETVYNFNLDDDRPEFFHAIRIFGPTPLRSARVSAADIRGGAALVIAALAAQGESVVEGIEHLERGYDRLDVALRSLGAEIERVEEETLQSDLAER; encoded by the coding sequence ATGGGACGTGTGAGATGGCGGATTCGCGGCGGGCGGTCGCTCATCGGGCGCGTGCGCGTGGGCGGAGCGAAGAACACAGCCTTCAAGGCGATGATCGCTGCGCTGCTGGCTGATGGTCCCAGCGTCCTGGAGAACGTTCCCGACGTCGAAGACGTGCGCGTGGTAGCGCGCGCGATCGAAGCGCTCGGTGGGCGCGCGATGCGCGTGGCCCCGACGACATGGGTCATTGATCCGCGTTCACTGGCAGAGGCGCATGTGTCGGCGGATCCGCTGGAGCGGACGCGAGCCTCGCCGCTGCTGATGGTGCCGTTGATGGTGCGATTCGGGGAAGCCAGCGTTCCTCGACCCGGAGGGGATCGCATCGGCCGACGGCCTCTGGATCGAGTGCTCGCCGGACTCGAAGCGCTGGGTGCGCATGTGCAGGAAGGCGGCGAGCGCCTTCTGGTGCGCGGGACGCGACTGCGTGGCGCGCATTATCGCTTCCCGAAGAACACGCACACGGGGACGGAGGCCTTGCTCTTGGCAGCCGTTTGCGCTCGGGGCGAAACGCTCTTAGAGAACGCCGCGCAGGAGCCCGAGGTGGACGACCTCATCGCGTTCCTGAACGCGATGGGGGCGCGCATCTGTCGCACGGACGAGCGGACGATTCGCATTGAAGGGGTCTCTCAATTGCACGGCGCTCGCCATCGCGTGATGCCCGATCGCAACGAGGCCGTCACCTTCGCCTGCGCGGCCCTCGCAACCCGAGGAGAGGTCGAGATCGAAGACGTGCGCCCGGCGGATGTGCGAGCCTTCCTCGAGGTCCTGGAGGAGATGGGAGCGGGATCGCGACTGCGCGGGACGACCTGGCGAGTCTGGTCTCGAGGTCCGTTGCGTCCGGTCGTCATTCGGACGGCGCCTCATCCCGGATTCATGACCGATTGGCAACCGCTCATCGCTCCGGTGCTCACGCAAGCCGATGGGACAAGCGTCATCCACGAGACCGTCTTCGAGAACCGATTCCACTACGCGCGGGAGTTGCAACGCATGGGGGCGCGCATTGAATTTTTCAATCCGCCCCTGGAGGATCCCGAGACCGTGTACAACTTCAATCTCGACGATGATCGTCCCGAATTCTTCCACGCCATTCGGATCTTCGGCCCGACGCCGCTTCGTTCGGCGCGGGTGAGCGCCGCGGATATTCGCGGAGGGGCCGCGCTCGTCATCGCCGCCCTGGCCGCGCAGGGCGAGAGCGTCGTAGAAGGAATCGAGCACTTGGAACGCGGATATGATCGGCTAGATGTCGCGTTGCGTTCCCTGGGCGCGGAGATCGAGCGAGTGGAAGAAGAAACGCTTCAAAGCGATCTCGCCGAGCGATGA
- the dapB gene encoding 4-hydroxy-tetrahydrodipicolinate reductase, with product MRIALIGYGRMGREVERAAREAGIEVGPIFTSRTNPDGQGLTEEALRGVDVCVDFSTPEAVLINIRRVVEVGTSMVVGTTGWYDRLGEVRPLIERAGIGFVYGPNFCLGVNLLFRLVEYGAQLLRKFPDFDPYVVEWHHRWKADHPSGTALRLGQILLKQLERKTHLVTQLEERIPQHGISVASIRSGSHPGTHLVGFDAPFETLEIIHRVRHRRAFAVGALWAAQFAKEHRGVFSFEEVLDHLLQGGDV from the coding sequence GTGCGCATCGCGTTGATCGGATACGGTCGGATGGGACGAGAGGTGGAGCGAGCAGCGCGCGAAGCAGGCATCGAAGTCGGTCCCATCTTCACCTCGCGCACGAATCCAGATGGACAGGGGTTGACCGAGGAGGCCCTGCGTGGGGTGGATGTCTGCGTGGACTTCTCCACGCCAGAGGCGGTCCTGATCAATATTCGGCGGGTTGTTGAGGTTGGCACGTCGATGGTCGTTGGCACGACGGGGTGGTACGATCGGTTGGGCGAGGTGCGGCCCTTGATTGAACGTGCGGGAATTGGATTCGTCTACGGGCCGAACTTCTGCCTGGGCGTGAATCTGCTCTTCCGCCTGGTGGAGTATGGCGCGCAGTTGCTTCGAAAGTTCCCAGATTTCGATCCGTATGTCGTCGAATGGCATCACCGGTGGAAGGCCGATCATCCGAGCGGCACAGCGCTGCGGTTGGGGCAGATCCTGCTCAAACAATTGGAGCGGAAGACGCATCTGGTCACGCAACTCGAGGAACGCATTCCCCAACACGGAATCAGCGTCGCCTCGATTCGCTCCGGATCGCATCCGGGGACGCATTTGGTGGGATTCGATGCCCCCTTTGAGACCCTGGAGATCATCCACAGAGTTCGACATCGGCGAGCGTTCGCCGTGGGGGCGCTTTGGGCCGCTCAGTTCGCGAAAGAGCATCGCGGAGTTTTTTCCTTTGAAGAGGTCCTGGATCATCTCTTGCAAGGAGGGGACGTATGA
- a CDS encoding sigma-54-dependent Fis family transcriptional regulator, which produces MGAWWERAANLLGELRWALDELQQRIGRALGERLSESEAKRLLGAMGKTLGQIRGDALEKLDRTLTELQSFVLESRLGQVAARLADLYFYSSSSQEFLERAADLLLAETRSERLLLVLYPGGLRVGGEVGVDSTRVLLACARNFQSGDLSAEEHTFSRTLLWRALSSGETLLVRDALSEPAYSQETSVIQRGVRSVLVAPFAIGGISFGAIYVENNSTAAAYSESDREFLARAARLIAVYLEAADRLHTALALRKESAPEVASEIVEGLVGTHAAWRKVVQTVLQVAPSSATVLIEGESGTGKELLARAIHALSPRAGGPFIVVNCAALPETLAESELFGHERGAFTGAVERRLGRFERAHRGTIFLDEIGELPLSVQAKLLRFLQFHEFERLGGGKSIRVDVRVIAATSRQLAQMVSEGKFLEALYYRLNVIPLRVPPLRERPEDIPLLALHFLKKYAPAAGRPTLRFHPETLLALQEYPFPGNVRELENLVQHLVLLAPSEEIRVEDLPEAFLNRRRALEVEKNPFRAFLRTAPVDREDLERRRRAILKIAQAYIDELEDALIQRALERARGNIAEAARLSGLHRSIFYRKGRRSSGTPASDPEQFSSGSA; this is translated from the coding sequence ATGGGCGCGTGGTGGGAGAGAGCCGCGAATCTCCTCGGTGAGCTTCGATGGGCGCTCGACGAGTTGCAGCAGCGCATCGGGCGCGCGCTCGGAGAGCGTCTCTCGGAATCAGAGGCGAAGCGTCTTCTCGGCGCGATGGGGAAGACGCTCGGGCAGATTCGCGGCGATGCGCTGGAGAAGCTCGATCGCACCTTGACCGAGCTTCAGTCCTTCGTGCTGGAGAGCCGTTTGGGACAGGTGGCGGCGCGATTGGCCGACCTCTATTTCTACAGTTCCTCCTCGCAGGAATTTTTGGAGCGGGCGGCTGACCTCCTTCTCGCCGAGACGCGTTCGGAGCGCCTCCTTCTTGTGCTCTATCCGGGAGGGCTGCGCGTGGGTGGGGAAGTCGGCGTTGATTCCACGCGCGTCCTGTTGGCGTGCGCACGAAATTTCCAGTCTGGAGATCTCTCGGCGGAAGAGCATACGTTCAGTCGGACGCTGCTTTGGCGCGCGCTCTCCTCCGGTGAAACGCTCCTGGTGCGCGATGCGCTCTCGGAGCCCGCGTATTCGCAAGAGACGAGCGTCATTCAGCGTGGCGTTCGCTCGGTGCTCGTCGCTCCGTTCGCCATCGGGGGGATCAGCTTCGGGGCGATCTATGTGGAGAACAACTCCACCGCCGCGGCGTATTCGGAATCGGACCGGGAATTCCTCGCCCGCGCTGCTCGGCTCATCGCCGTTTACCTGGAGGCGGCTGATCGGTTGCACACAGCGCTCGCTCTTCGCAAGGAAAGCGCGCCAGAAGTGGCGAGCGAGATCGTGGAGGGATTGGTCGGGACTCACGCCGCTTGGCGAAAGGTCGTGCAAACGGTCCTGCAGGTGGCGCCTTCGTCGGCGACCGTCCTGATTGAGGGAGAATCCGGAACGGGGAAGGAGTTGCTCGCGAGAGCGATCCATGCTTTGAGTCCGCGAGCGGGTGGACCATTTATCGTCGTCAACTGCGCCGCGTTGCCGGAGACGTTGGCGGAGTCCGAATTATTCGGGCATGAGCGCGGCGCGTTCACCGGAGCCGTCGAGCGGCGTTTGGGGCGTTTCGAACGAGCTCATCGCGGGACGATCTTCTTGGATGAGATCGGCGAGTTGCCACTCTCAGTACAAGCGAAACTGCTGCGCTTCCTTCAATTTCACGAATTCGAGCGCTTAGGTGGAGGTAAATCCATCCGCGTGGACGTGCGCGTCATCGCCGCCACGAGCCGCCAGCTCGCGCAAATGGTATCCGAGGGGAAATTCCTGGAGGCGCTCTACTACCGATTGAACGTCATCCCGCTGCGCGTGCCACCGTTGCGCGAGCGCCCGGAGGACATCCCACTACTGGCTCTTCACTTCCTGAAGAAATACGCTCCGGCCGCCGGACGTCCCACACTCCGCTTCCATCCCGAGACGCTGCTGGCGCTCCAGGAGTATCCATTTCCGGGGAACGTTCGGGAGCTGGAGAACCTCGTGCAACACCTCGTCCTACTGGCTCCCTCGGAGGAGATTCGAGTGGAGGATCTGCCGGAGGCGTTCCTCAATCGGCGTCGCGCTCTGGAGGTGGAGAAAAATCCCTTCCGCGCCTTTTTGCGCACGGCCCCGGTAGATCGAGAGGATTTGGAGCGCCGCCGCCGCGCCATTTTGAAGATCGCACAGGCGTATATAGACGAGCTGGAGGACGCGCTGATTCAACGCGCCCTCGAACGCGCGAGGGGAAATATCGCTGAGGCCGCGCGATTATCGGGACTGCATCGTTCGATCTTCTATCGCAAGGGACGTCGTTCGTCGGGAACTCCCGCGTCTGATCCCGAACAATTCTCCTCGGGATCGGCGTGA
- the dapA gene encoding 4-hydroxy-tetrahydrodipicolinate synthase translates to MNGRSRFRGCFVALVTPFRPNGQVDYERLEALVDFQLAAGTDGIVPCGTTGESATLRPEEQREIIRRVVERVREHVPVIAGAGTNSTEEAITLARAAEQAGADAILSVTPYYNRPTQEGLYRHFRAIAEAVRLPVILYNVPGRTGCHLEVKTVLRLAEVPNIIGIKEASGNLEHIMELLRVRPSGFLVLSGDDAWTLPILALGGDGVISVVANEAPAEMRELVTAALAGDFARARALHSRLLPLMRGNFLETNPIPVKAALAMMGLIEENYRLPLVPPQAETRERLRAILADLNLIPTGAHHGTVATQGRD, encoded by the coding sequence ATGAATGGGAGGAGCCGTTTTCGAGGATGCTTCGTCGCGTTGGTCACGCCGTTTCGGCCCAATGGGCAAGTGGATTATGAGCGCTTGGAAGCGCTCGTGGACTTTCAGCTCGCGGCGGGGACGGATGGGATCGTCCCCTGCGGGACGACGGGTGAGAGCGCTACGCTTCGTCCAGAAGAGCAGCGCGAGATCATTCGCCGCGTCGTCGAGCGCGTCCGAGAGCACGTGCCGGTGATCGCCGGTGCGGGGACGAACTCGACCGAGGAAGCCATCACCTTAGCGCGCGCCGCGGAGCAGGCAGGCGCTGATGCGATCCTCTCGGTCACCCCATACTACAATCGGCCGACCCAGGAAGGGTTATATCGGCATTTCCGAGCGATCGCGGAAGCCGTGCGCCTTCCCGTGATCCTCTACAACGTCCCGGGGCGAACGGGATGTCATCTGGAGGTGAAGACCGTGCTCCGTTTGGCCGAAGTCCCGAACATCATCGGCATCAAGGAAGCCTCCGGCAATCTGGAGCACATCATGGAGCTGCTGCGCGTGCGTCCCTCGGGATTTCTCGTCCTCTCTGGGGACGATGCATGGACGCTGCCTATTCTCGCGCTCGGCGGGGATGGAGTGATTTCGGTCGTCGCCAATGAAGCTCCGGCTGAGATGCGCGAGTTAGTGACGGCGGCCTTGGCTGGAGACTTCGCGCGCGCTCGGGCTCTGCACTCTCGGTTGTTGCCGCTCATGCGCGGGAATTTCTTGGAGACGAATCCGATCCCGGTCAAAGCGGCCCTGGCGATGATGGGCTTGATCGAGGAAAATTATCGGTTGCCGCTGGTCCCGCCTCAGGCGGAGACTCGCGAGCGGCTGAGGGCAATCCTCGCGGATCTCAATCTGATCCCGACGGGAGCGCATCATGGAACTGTCGCAACTCAAGGCCGAGATTGA
- a CDS encoding penicillin acylase family protein yields MGRRLRFFARWGIGILCFCAWLGDALGIPRILADRASISNGVRSTARIRRDEYGRPSIEAENEYDLFEAYGYAVAQDRLWQLEVFRRAARGRLAEVLGNIVTSVEVKGTIELVELDIEQRQHGYTEQEYQAMYEAMPDSMRQAIAAYRDGINRYLEEARADPLRKLPWEFHVLGYFPEPWTVTDSIAICRLAARIFGERGGRELRNLVLYQQLVKRHGEELGGEIFDDLRWLNDPEAPVTVPLEDDAARAQATLEVAMRDPARRGGPLFALYRWLPDFRAFLAISEQWQKRRRALFQLLGLPVTFGSFGFVIDGTKSRTGRPLLLGGPQMGFLYPDIVHEVHLRAPGWRVTGMAFAGGPVILIGHNERIAWTTTSGPGDNADLYIERLNPVNRDEYLYRGTYRRMEVREEVIAVRTSPLGFPLRTTKAKTILVRRTVHGPVLFVDEANHLAVTLKRAHWMKETETWVGFWEINRARDMADFERAIRRIPTSHHFLYADVEGNIAYWLAGWVPIRPAGYDPRLPLPGTGEAEWEANVRPLPHVRNPQQGWLANWNNKPTVDFDNPDDVLFGKQHRVLRIMSVLDEPTRVLRQRREEGSRTRLGIEDLIEIEKDIARFDDMGPKMEFLREYLLRAVEEVGTDDPRVRLVAQLLQNWDGALYADAIASPAVEGANVIFDVLLQRLVRNIFADELGSDFLSEVSINTVLRILERARAGVPLTYDYFNGRDWRDVIVMSIRETVEELMHTYGLMWAMPVVPREMIRFRHLFGFYVGPAIPAGNRATYTQIVELTDPPRGWNRLPSGQRAFLRPNRFFRWLPSIESALYNQRALFREFGMKPMPF; encoded by the coding sequence ATGGGTCGAAGGCTCCGATTTTTCGCTCGGTGGGGAATTGGCATCCTCTGCTTTTGTGCGTGGCTTGGGGACGCCTTGGGCATTCCCCGAATTCTGGCCGATCGCGCGTCCATTTCGAACGGGGTGAGGAGCACGGCTCGTATTCGTCGGGACGAATACGGTCGGCCGAGCATTGAAGCGGAGAACGAATACGACCTCTTCGAGGCGTACGGTTATGCGGTTGCTCAAGATCGGCTGTGGCAGCTGGAAGTCTTTCGGCGAGCGGCGCGCGGACGCTTGGCCGAAGTGCTGGGGAACATCGTGACGAGCGTTGAGGTGAAGGGAACGATCGAGCTCGTGGAATTGGATATCGAGCAGCGCCAGCACGGATATACGGAGCAAGAGTATCAGGCGATGTATGAGGCCATGCCCGATTCTATGCGACAGGCGATAGCGGCCTATCGTGACGGGATCAATCGGTATCTGGAGGAGGCGCGCGCGGATCCGCTTCGGAAGTTGCCGTGGGAGTTCCACGTCCTCGGATATTTTCCGGAGCCCTGGACGGTGACGGATTCGATCGCCATCTGCCGATTGGCCGCGCGAATTTTCGGCGAGCGCGGAGGGCGCGAGCTGCGAAACCTCGTCCTCTATCAGCAGCTCGTGAAGCGTCACGGCGAGGAACTCGGGGGCGAGATCTTCGACGATTTGCGGTGGCTGAACGATCCGGAAGCTCCGGTAACCGTACCGTTGGAGGACGATGCGGCTCGCGCGCAAGCCACTCTGGAAGTGGCCATGCGTGATCCCGCGAGAAGGGGAGGTCCGCTTTTCGCGCTCTATCGTTGGCTTCCCGATTTCCGCGCTTTCCTCGCCATCTCCGAGCAATGGCAGAAGCGGCGTCGAGCGCTCTTTCAGCTCCTGGGATTGCCGGTCACCTTCGGGAGCTTCGGGTTCGTCATTGACGGGACGAAGTCGCGAACCGGACGTCCGCTCTTGCTCGGTGGACCCCAAATGGGATTTCTCTACCCGGACATCGTGCACGAGGTGCACTTGAGAGCTCCGGGCTGGCGCGTGACGGGCATGGCGTTTGCCGGAGGGCCGGTCATCCTGATCGGACATAACGAGCGGATCGCGTGGACGACGACTAGCGGACCTGGCGATAACGCGGATCTTTACATCGAGCGGCTGAATCCCGTGAATCGCGACGAGTACCTTTATCGGGGAACGTATCGGCGCATGGAGGTGCGCGAGGAAGTGATCGCCGTTCGGACATCTCCGCTGGGATTCCCGCTGCGCACGACGAAGGCGAAGACGATCCTTGTGAGGCGAACCGTTCATGGGCCCGTGCTCTTCGTGGACGAAGCAAATCATCTGGCCGTCACGCTCAAGCGGGCTCACTGGATGAAGGAGACGGAAACATGGGTGGGGTTTTGGGAGATCAATCGAGCGCGGGATATGGCGGATTTCGAGCGCGCCATTCGGCGGATCCCGACGTCGCATCATTTCCTCTATGCCGATGTCGAGGGAAACATCGCCTACTGGCTCGCGGGATGGGTTCCCATTCGTCCGGCCGGATATGATCCTCGTCTTCCCCTGCCGGGGACGGGAGAGGCGGAGTGGGAAGCGAACGTTCGTCCGTTGCCCCATGTGCGAAATCCGCAGCAGGGATGGCTCGCGAATTGGAACAACAAACCGACGGTGGACTTCGACAATCCGGACGACGTGCTCTTCGGAAAGCAGCATCGGGTGCTGCGCATCATGAGCGTGTTGGACGAACCCACACGGGTCCTCAGACAAAGGCGAGAAGAGGGGAGCCGAACGCGGCTTGGGATCGAGGACCTGATCGAGATCGAGAAGGACATCGCGCGCTTCGACGATATGGGGCCGAAGATGGAGTTCCTGAGGGAGTATCTCCTGCGCGCTGTCGAAGAAGTGGGAACGGACGATCCGCGCGTGCGCTTGGTGGCACAACTCTTGCAAAATTGGGATGGGGCTCTCTATGCCGATGCGATCGCTTCGCCTGCTGTGGAAGGCGCGAACGTCATCTTCGATGTCCTTTTGCAGCGCCTCGTGCGAAACATATTCGCCGACGAGTTGGGGAGCGATTTCTTGTCGGAGGTGAGCATCAATACCGTGCTTCGCATCCTAGAGAGGGCGCGCGCTGGCGTCCCGTTGACGTACGATTACTTCAATGGCCGGGATTGGCGCGACGTCATCGTGATGAGCATTCGAGAGACGGTGGAGGAGCTGATGCACACCTACGGTCTGATGTGGGCGATGCCTGTGGTCCCGCGTGAGATGATTCGCTTTCGACATCTCTTCGGATTCTACGTTGGGCCCGCGATCCCAGCAGGGAATCGGGCGACGTACACGCAGATCGTCGAATTGACGGATCCCCCACGCGGATGGAATCGCCTGCCGTCCGGACAGAGAGCGTTCCTCCGACCAAATCGCTTCTTTCGATGGCTCCCGTCCATCGAGTCGGCGCTTTACAACCAACGCGCGCTCTTTCGCGAGTTCGGTATGAAACCGATGCCGTTTTGA